DNA sequence from the Alphaproteobacteria bacterium genome:
CGAGCCGCGCCATGCCTTTCAGAACGGCGGTATTCGCCGAAGTCGGCGTGATCTTGATGCAGCGCCCGCCGCTTGCGCCATAATCGAAATATGTCCATGCGCTGAATCCGCTCGGCACCTGGGGCAGCTGGATTTTATAGGGGCCGTCCCATAAATTCTGGCTGCCGCTTGACGGATAATTGGGGCAGGTGAGGCCGGAAACCGGATCGCCGGTTGTAGTGCCGGCCGGCCAGACGAGAGGATCGTCGCCCAGCATGTTGCACTGGGTGAATTTGCTGCGGATCAGATCGGCCTGCGAGCCGATCTGGGCGGTGATGCTGTCCTCGCGCCCCGCCGTGCCCATCGAGCCCGTGGAGGCGGCGATCGCGCCGGCGATAAGACCGAGCAGCACGATGACGAACAGGATCATCCCAATGGCGATTCCCGCTTCGGAATGAAAACGCGGCATGCGACCCCCTTTAAGTCTTTTATGTCGCCATTCTGCGGCGATTAACTAATTTGCGCAACCGGCATTGTCGAAAACCCTCCTCTTTGTGGACAAACTCCCTGGGTTGGAGTAACAACGCCCCCATTGCTTGTAATCGGGAGAAGGATATGGGTGTTATGACAACCGCGAGCGCCGCCATGACCGCCAATGTGCGCGACATCATCGGCTGGTACGATGGCGAGAATCCCGGCGTGAAAGCCAATCTGGTTCGCATGCTGATGACCGGCCGCCTCGGCGGTACCGGCAAGATGGTGATTCTGCCGATCGATCAGGGTTTCGAGCACGGCCCGGCGCGCAGCTTCGGCGTCAATCCCGACGCCTATGATCCCGCCTATCACATCCAGATGGCGGTCGATGCGGGCCTCAACGCCTATGCCGCGCCCTATGGCTGGCTGAACGCGGTGGCCGACCGCTATGCCGGGCAGATTCCGACCATCCTCAAGATCAACAGCTCCAATTCGCTGAACCGCGCCAAGGAAGCGCCCGACCAGGCCGTGACCGCCAGCATCGACGACGCGCTGCGCCTCGGCTGTTCGGCGATCGGCTTCACGATCTATCCCGGCTCCGACGTGATCTACGGGCAGATGGAAGAAATCGTCGCGCTGTCCAAGGAAGCCCGCGCCAAGGGCTTGGCCGTCGTCATCTGGTCCTATCCGCGCGGCGGCAACGTGACCAAAGACGGCGAGACCGCGCTCGATATCGTCGCCTATGGCGCGCATATGGCGGCGCTGCTCGGCGCGCATATCATCAAGGTGAAACTGCCGACCGACTTCCTCGAGCAAAAAGAGGCCAAGGAAGTCTATGAGAAGCAGAAGATCAAGATCGACACTTTGGGAGATCGCGTCTCGCACATCATGCAGTGCTGCTTCAACCGCCAGCGCATTGTGGTGTTCTCCGGCGGCGCGGCCAAGGGCGGCGACAACGTGCTTGACGACGCCCGCGCCATCAAGGCGGGCGGCGGCCACGGCTCGATCATCGGCCGCAATTGCTTCCAGCGCCCGCGCGCCGAAGCGATGAAGCTGCTCGACGATATGATCAAGGTTTATCAGGGGTAGGACAAAGCGTGAAGCCGGGCTGCAAATCGTCTTTTTCTGCACTCCGGTGCTCACGTACTAAAATGTACGTTGCGCGCCGGTGCTCGAAAAATACGATTTTCGCCACGGCTTGACGCTTTGCGCTCCGGATCGGATTGACAGAATGCGCAAAGCCCAAATTACCCGCGAGACCACCGAGACGGCGATCACCGCCGCCATTAATCTCGATGGCACCGGGCAGTATCAGATCGCGACCGGAATCGGCTTTCTCGATCATATGCTGTGCCAGCTCAGCCGCCACAGCCTGATGGACGTTACGGTCGCGGCCAAGGGCGATCTTCATATCGACTTTCATCACACCACCGAGGATACCGGCATCGCGCTCGGCCAGGCTTTTGCGAAGGCGCTCGGCGACAAGAAGGGCATCACCCGCTACGGCTCGGCTTACGCGCCGATGGACGAGGCATTGTCGCGCTGCGCCCTGGATATTTCCGGGCGGCCCTATCTGATCTGGAAGGTGGATTTCCGCCGCGACAAGGTCGGCGAGATGGATACCGAACTGTTCAAGGAATGGTTCGGCGCGTTCGCCCAGAATGCCGGCATCACGCTGCATGTCGAAAGCCTTTACGGCGAGAATAATCACCACATCATCGAAAGCTGCTTCAAGGCGACCGCCCGCGCGCTGCGCCAGGCCATCGCGATCGACTCGCGCATGGCGGACAGCGTGCCGTCCACGAAGGGCGTTTTATGATTGTCATTCCAAAAAAAGCTGGAATGACGGGGGGCGTTTTATGACCGTCATTCCAGAAAAAGCCGGAATGACGGGGGGCGTTTTGTAGCGCGGATGATATCTCCCGCGCAGATATGGGCCGGGATTCCGCGCCATATGAATGCAGTCTTTCTCGGCGTGACGATTGTCGCGCTTGCCCTGCCGCTGCCTTATGAGCTTGCGCCCGGATGGCTCGCGCCCGCGATGATCGCCGCCGTCGTTTTCATGAGCGCCGCGAAGCTGAATTTCGCCGATCTGGCCGACGCGCCGCTAGGCCCCCTGGCCATTTTTCTGGCGGCGCGGTTTCTCATCCTGCCCGCCGCGCTCTATGGGCTTGCCGTTTCCTTCGACCGCGATCTGGCGATGGCCCTCATGCTGATCTCATTGACGCCGGTCGGCGTCATGGCTCCGGCCCTGACTTCGGTCTATGGCGGCAATGTCAGCCTGGCCTTCGCGCTCAATATCCTGACGACTCTGGCCTTTCCCTTTGTCCTGCCGATCATGACGCTGCTGCTCGCGGCGAAAAGCGCCGCCATCGACGCGGCGGGATTGTTTCTCATCACCTCGGCGATGATTTTCATCCCGCTCGGCCTCTACGCCGCGCTGAAACCCGCGCACGGGCGCATCAAGCCGTTCCTGCAGAAGAACGGCGCGCCGCTTTCCATTCTCTTGCTGGCCTTGGCGGTCTTTATCCTGGCCGGACAGACGCGCGGCATCATCCTTGCCAACGGCTTCGTCAACATCGCCGCTTTTCTCGCCGTCACGGCTTCGTATGCGGTGTTTTTCATGCAAGGCTGGCTCTGGCCCGGTTTGCGCCGGACCCCGGACAGGATCGGCCTGGCGGCATCGTCGGGGATCAATAATTCGACTCTGACCATCGGCATCGCCTCCGCCGCTTTTCCGGGCCAGGTTCTCGCTTTCGTGCTGATCGCCGAATTCGTATGGCTGCTGGGCGTCGCCGGATTCGGCAGATTCATCAAGGGGCGGGGGCGGCCATGAAACGCATCGCGGTCATCGATTACGGATCGGGGAATTTGCGCTCGGCGGCGAAGGCGCTGGAGGCGGTGGCCGGAGCGGACGAGCATGTCATCGTAACCGCCGAGGCGCGGGAGATCGAGACGGCGGCGCGCATCGTATTGCCCGGCGTCGGCGCGTTCGCCGATTGCTATCGCGGGCTTGCGGCCTTGCCCGGCATGATGGCGGCGCTGGACAAGCGCGCGCGGCGGGACGGCGTCGCGTTTCTCGGCATTTGCGTCGGGATGCAGTTGCTGGCAACGGAAGGCCATGAGCATGGCGTCCATCCGGGTTTGGGCTGGATCGGCGGCACGGTCGAAAAACTGACGCCGCCGCCGGGCGGCAAAATCCCGCATATGGGATGGAATGAGTTGCGTTTGACGGG
Encoded proteins:
- a CDS encoding class I fructose-bisphosphate aldolase, whose product is MGVMTTASAAMTANVRDIIGWYDGENPGVKANLVRMLMTGRLGGTGKMVILPIDQGFEHGPARSFGVNPDAYDPAYHIQMAVDAGLNAYAAPYGWLNAVADRYAGQIPTILKINSSNSLNRAKEAPDQAVTASIDDALRLGCSAIGFTIYPGSDVIYGQMEEIVALSKEARAKGLAVVIWSYPRGGNVTKDGETALDIVAYGAHMAALLGAHIIKVKLPTDFLEQKEAKEVYEKQKIKIDTLGDRVSHIMQCCFNRQRIVVFSGGAAKGGDNVLDDARAIKAGGGHGSIIGRNCFQRPRAEAMKLLDDMIKVYQG
- the hisB gene encoding imidazoleglycerol-phosphate dehydratase HisB, encoding MRKAQITRETTETAITAAINLDGTGQYQIATGIGFLDHMLCQLSRHSLMDVTVAAKGDLHIDFHHTTEDTGIALGQAFAKALGDKKGITRYGSAYAPMDEALSRCALDISGRPYLIWKVDFRRDKVGEMDTELFKEWFGAFAQNAGITLHVESLYGENNHHIIESCFKATARALRQAIAIDSRMADSVPSTKGVL
- the hisH gene encoding imidazole glycerol phosphate synthase subunit HisH gives rise to the protein MKRIAVIDYGSGNLRSAAKALEAVAGADEHVIVTAEAREIETAARIVLPGVGAFADCYRGLAALPGMMAALDKRARRDGVAFLGICVGMQLLATEGHEHGVHPGLGWIGGTVEKLTPPPGGKIPHMGWNELRLTGETPSPAKTKDLLKQIQVFASSPQGGEGAPVHPLFKGINDGAHVYFVHSYHVVPADSGAVLATVDYGQPVAAAVGQGNILGVQFHPEKSQETGLKILRNFLDWQP